A single region of the Salvelinus sp. IW2-2015 linkage group LG20, ASM291031v2, whole genome shotgun sequence genome encodes:
- the mvp gene encoding major vault protein isoform X1 produces the protein MTFKNGGSRGGMDFMGLVDASIIRIPPHHYIHVLDQNTNIARVEIGPLTYIRQDNERVLFSPTRMTMVPPRHYCVVLNPVARDDNGQVLFDQSGQAKLRHADLEIRLTQDPFPLYPGEEIQQNVTALQIVYPDTALRLQALLDFEDVGGEKRVAGDEWLFEGPGTYIPRKEWAVLETIKATVIRENQAIRLRARKEGVDRSGVRRVTGEEWQVRKVGAYLPGAHEEVLDIVNAFILTDKKALHVRAIRPFRDAGGRDRRTGEEWLVTMAEREAHIPSVAEEVVGVVNVTTLSSRQYCVILDPVGPDGKPQLGQKRVVKGERSFFLQPGEHLEEGIQDVYILSEEEGLVLRAVEAFNDTQEQEEEEDEGEEERAKLSRRGGVQRRPGDRWMLRGPIEYVPPVAVEVMLRRQAIPLDENEGIYVRDIKTGKVRAVIGHTYMLTQDEELWAKNLPQNVETLLTSTKEPLADRSDRRKEVEMKARDKTEVVSYRVPHNAAVQVYDYREKRARVVLGPEMVMLGPDEQFTVLSLSGDKPKRTNVIKAVCLLLGPDFFTDIITIETADHARLQLQLSYNWHFDLKSPADPSQAAALFSVPDFVGDACKAIASRVRGAVASVQFDDFHKNSNRIICSSVFGFDDKLAVRPSLRFHQNSLVISSVDIQSVEPVDQRTRDSLQKSVQLAIEITTNSQEAAARHEAERLEQEARGRLERQRITDQAEAEKTRKGLLELEALSAAVESTGAAKAEAQARAEAARIQGEAAVNEAKLKAEAQRIEAEGELNRLSKAREQELNYKSEMDRLEVEKQQKLAEIESNRFKQLVDSIGADTLQEMARAGPELQVKLLQSLGLKSTLITDGSSPINLFSTANGLLGALSKSPGQ, from the exons ATGACATTCAAGAATGGCGGGAGCAGAGGCGGGATGGACTTTATGGGGCTGGTGGATGCGTCAATCATCCGTATTCCGCCCCACCACTACATCCATGTCCTTGACCAAAACACCAATATTGCCCGTGTGGAGATAGGACCACTCACCTACATCAGACAGGACAATGAGAG AGTGCTGTTCTCCCCCACGCGAATGACCATGGTCCCTCCTCGCCACTACTGCGTGGTGCTCAACCCCGTCGCTCGCGACGACAACGGACAGGTGCTCTTCGACCAATCGGGACAAGCCAAGCTTCGCCATGCTGACCTGGAGATCCGGCTCACCCAGGACCCTTTCCCCCTCTACCCCGGCGAGGAGATCCAGcag AACGTGACAGCACTGCAGATCGTCTACCCAGACACTGCTCTGCGCCTGCAGGCTTTGCTGGACTTTGAGGAcgtgggaggagagaagagggttgCCGGAGATGAGTGGCTGTTTGAAGGGCCAG ggaCGTACATCCCCAGGAAGGAGTGGGCGGTGCTGGAAACCATCAAGGCCACGGTGATCAGAGAGAACCAGGCCATTCGCCTCCGAGCGCGCAAGGAGGGAGTGGACAGGAGCGGAGTCCGCAGGGTCACTG GTGAGGAGTGGCAGGTGAGAAAGGTGGGGGCGTATCTACCAGGGGCTCATGAGGAGGTCCTCGACATCGTTAACGCTTTCATCCTCACTGACAAG AAAGCACTGCATGTGCGAGCAATACGGCCATTCCGTGACGCCGGGGGGCGGGACCGGCGCACTGGGGAAGAGTGGCTCGTTACCATGGCGGAGCGGGAGGCACACATCCCGTCTGTTGCCGAGGAAGTGGTGGGAGTGGTCAACGTGACCACGCTGAGCAGCCGTCAGTACTGTGTGATCCTGGACCCGGTGGGACCAGACGGTAAACCACAGCTGGGTCAGAAGAGGGTGGTCAAG ggtgAGCGTTCGTTCTTCCTGCAGCCCGGGGAGCACTTAGAGGAGGGCATCCAGGACGTCTATATTCTCTCTGAGGAGGAGGGCCTGGTGCTGAGGGCCGTAGAGGCCTTCAACGATACACAGGAG caggaggaagaggaggatgagggggaggaggagagggccaaGCTCTCTCGGAGGGGTGGAGTCCAACGTCGCCCCGGTGACCGCTGGATGCTACGGGGACCAATCGAGTACGTCCCCCCGGTGGCCGTGGAGGTGATGCTACGGCGACAGGCCATCCCATTGGACGAGAATGAAGGGATCTATGTCCGAGACATCAAAACAGGAAAG GTCCGTGCTGTGATTGGCCACACTTACATGCTGACGCAGGACGAGGAGCTGTGGGCGAAGAATCTGCCTCAGAATGTTGAGACCCTCCTGACCTCCACAAAGGAACCCCTGGCTGACCGCTCTGACCGCAGAAAGGAAGTGGAGATGAAGGCCCGGGACAAGACCGAGGTGGTGTCCTACAGGGTTCCCCACAACGCTGCTGTGCAGGTCTATGACTATAGGGAGAAAAGGGCCAG gGTGGTGTTAGGGCCAGAGATGGTAATGCTGGGTCCTGATGAGCAGTTCACCGTGCTTTCCCTGTCGGGGGACAAGCCCAAGAGGACCAATGTCATCAAGGCTGTGTGTCTGCTGCTGGGGCCGGACTTCTTCACTGACATCATCACCATAGAGACGGCCGACCACGCACGCCTGCAGCTGCAGCTCAGCTACAACTG gcactTTGACCTGAAGTCTCCTGCGGACCCGTCCCAGGCTGCGGCTCTGTTCTCGGTGCCAGACTTTGTGGGGGATGCCTGTAAAGCCATCGCCTCCCGCGTCAGAGGAGCCGTCGCCTCCGTGCAGTTTGACgactttcacaag AACTCCAACCGGATCATCTGCTCCTCTGTGTTTGGCTTTGATGACAAGCTGGCAGTGCGTCCAAGCCTGCGCTTCCACCAGAACAGTCTGGTCATCAGCAGTGTTGACATCCAGTCAGTGGAGCCGGTGGACCAGAGGACCAGAGACTCCTTGCAGAAGAGTGTCCAGCTGGCCATCGAGATCACCACCAACTCCCAGGAGGCTGCCGCACG ccATGAGGCAGAGCGTCTCGAGCAGGAGGCACGTGGCCGTCTGGAGAGGCAGAGGATCACAGACCAGGCGGAGGCAGAGAAGACCAGGAAAGGGCTGTTGGAGCTGGAGGCCCTCAG TGCGGCGGTGGAGAGTACAGGGGCAGCCAAGGCAGAGGCCCAGGCCAGAGCAGAGGCAGCCCGTATCCAGGGAGAGGCAGCAGTCAATGAGGCTAAACTGAAGGCTGAAGCCCAGAGGATTGAGGCT gagggcGAGCTGAACCGTCTGTCCAAGGCGAGGGAGCAAGAGCTAAACTATAAGTCAGAGATGGATCGTTTGGAAGTGGAGAAACAGCAGAAGCTGGCTGAGATAGAGAGCAACCGCTTTAAACAGCTGGTGGACAGTATTGGCGCCGACACCCTGCAGGAGATGGCCAGAGCCGGCCCCGAGCTACAG GTCAAGCTGCTCCAGTCTCTGGGTTTGAAGTCCACCCTGATCACAGACGGCTCTTCTCCCATCAACCTCTTCAGCACAGCCAACGGCCTTCTGGGAGCTCTATCTAAGAGCCCGGGCcagtga
- the mvp gene encoding major vault protein isoform X2, producing MTFKNGGSRGGMDFMGLVDASIIRIPPHHYIHVLDQNTNIARVEIGPLTYIRQDNERVLFSPTRMTMVPPRHYCVVLNPVARDDNGQVLFDQSGQAKLRHADLEIRLTQDPFPLYPGEEIQQNVTALQIVYPDTALRLQALLDFEDVGGEKRVAGDEWLFEGPGTYIPRKEWAVLETIKATVIRENQAIRLRARKEGVDRSGVRRVTGEEWQVRKVGAYLPGAHEEVLDIVNAFILTDKKALHVRAIRPFRDAGGRDRRTGEEWLVTMAEREAHIPSVAEEVVGVVNVTTLSSRQYCVILDPVGPDGKPQLGQKRVVKGERSFFLQPGEHLEEGIQDVYILSEEEGLVLRAVEAFNDTQEEEEEDEGEEERAKLSRRGGVQRRPGDRWMLRGPIEYVPPVAVEVMLRRQAIPLDENEGIYVRDIKTGKVRAVIGHTYMLTQDEELWAKNLPQNVETLLTSTKEPLADRSDRRKEVEMKARDKTEVVSYRVPHNAAVQVYDYREKRARVVLGPEMVMLGPDEQFTVLSLSGDKPKRTNVIKAVCLLLGPDFFTDIITIETADHARLQLQLSYNWHFDLKSPADPSQAAALFSVPDFVGDACKAIASRVRGAVASVQFDDFHKNSNRIICSSVFGFDDKLAVRPSLRFHQNSLVISSVDIQSVEPVDQRTRDSLQKSVQLAIEITTNSQEAAARHEAERLEQEARGRLERQRITDQAEAEKTRKGLLELEALSAAVESTGAAKAEAQARAEAARIQGEAAVNEAKLKAEAQRIEAEGELNRLSKAREQELNYKSEMDRLEVEKQQKLAEIESNRFKQLVDSIGADTLQEMARAGPELQVKLLQSLGLKSTLITDGSSPINLFSTANGLLGALSKSPGQ from the exons ATGACATTCAAGAATGGCGGGAGCAGAGGCGGGATGGACTTTATGGGGCTGGTGGATGCGTCAATCATCCGTATTCCGCCCCACCACTACATCCATGTCCTTGACCAAAACACCAATATTGCCCGTGTGGAGATAGGACCACTCACCTACATCAGACAGGACAATGAGAG AGTGCTGTTCTCCCCCACGCGAATGACCATGGTCCCTCCTCGCCACTACTGCGTGGTGCTCAACCCCGTCGCTCGCGACGACAACGGACAGGTGCTCTTCGACCAATCGGGACAAGCCAAGCTTCGCCATGCTGACCTGGAGATCCGGCTCACCCAGGACCCTTTCCCCCTCTACCCCGGCGAGGAGATCCAGcag AACGTGACAGCACTGCAGATCGTCTACCCAGACACTGCTCTGCGCCTGCAGGCTTTGCTGGACTTTGAGGAcgtgggaggagagaagagggttgCCGGAGATGAGTGGCTGTTTGAAGGGCCAG ggaCGTACATCCCCAGGAAGGAGTGGGCGGTGCTGGAAACCATCAAGGCCACGGTGATCAGAGAGAACCAGGCCATTCGCCTCCGAGCGCGCAAGGAGGGAGTGGACAGGAGCGGAGTCCGCAGGGTCACTG GTGAGGAGTGGCAGGTGAGAAAGGTGGGGGCGTATCTACCAGGGGCTCATGAGGAGGTCCTCGACATCGTTAACGCTTTCATCCTCACTGACAAG AAAGCACTGCATGTGCGAGCAATACGGCCATTCCGTGACGCCGGGGGGCGGGACCGGCGCACTGGGGAAGAGTGGCTCGTTACCATGGCGGAGCGGGAGGCACACATCCCGTCTGTTGCCGAGGAAGTGGTGGGAGTGGTCAACGTGACCACGCTGAGCAGCCGTCAGTACTGTGTGATCCTGGACCCGGTGGGACCAGACGGTAAACCACAGCTGGGTCAGAAGAGGGTGGTCAAG ggtgAGCGTTCGTTCTTCCTGCAGCCCGGGGAGCACTTAGAGGAGGGCATCCAGGACGTCTATATTCTCTCTGAGGAGGAGGGCCTGGTGCTGAGGGCCGTAGAGGCCTTCAACGATACACAGGAG gaggaagaggaggatgagggggaggaggagagggccaaGCTCTCTCGGAGGGGTGGAGTCCAACGTCGCCCCGGTGACCGCTGGATGCTACGGGGACCAATCGAGTACGTCCCCCCGGTGGCCGTGGAGGTGATGCTACGGCGACAGGCCATCCCATTGGACGAGAATGAAGGGATCTATGTCCGAGACATCAAAACAGGAAAG GTCCGTGCTGTGATTGGCCACACTTACATGCTGACGCAGGACGAGGAGCTGTGGGCGAAGAATCTGCCTCAGAATGTTGAGACCCTCCTGACCTCCACAAAGGAACCCCTGGCTGACCGCTCTGACCGCAGAAAGGAAGTGGAGATGAAGGCCCGGGACAAGACCGAGGTGGTGTCCTACAGGGTTCCCCACAACGCTGCTGTGCAGGTCTATGACTATAGGGAGAAAAGGGCCAG gGTGGTGTTAGGGCCAGAGATGGTAATGCTGGGTCCTGATGAGCAGTTCACCGTGCTTTCCCTGTCGGGGGACAAGCCCAAGAGGACCAATGTCATCAAGGCTGTGTGTCTGCTGCTGGGGCCGGACTTCTTCACTGACATCATCACCATAGAGACGGCCGACCACGCACGCCTGCAGCTGCAGCTCAGCTACAACTG gcactTTGACCTGAAGTCTCCTGCGGACCCGTCCCAGGCTGCGGCTCTGTTCTCGGTGCCAGACTTTGTGGGGGATGCCTGTAAAGCCATCGCCTCCCGCGTCAGAGGAGCCGTCGCCTCCGTGCAGTTTGACgactttcacaag AACTCCAACCGGATCATCTGCTCCTCTGTGTTTGGCTTTGATGACAAGCTGGCAGTGCGTCCAAGCCTGCGCTTCCACCAGAACAGTCTGGTCATCAGCAGTGTTGACATCCAGTCAGTGGAGCCGGTGGACCAGAGGACCAGAGACTCCTTGCAGAAGAGTGTCCAGCTGGCCATCGAGATCACCACCAACTCCCAGGAGGCTGCCGCACG ccATGAGGCAGAGCGTCTCGAGCAGGAGGCACGTGGCCGTCTGGAGAGGCAGAGGATCACAGACCAGGCGGAGGCAGAGAAGACCAGGAAAGGGCTGTTGGAGCTGGAGGCCCTCAG TGCGGCGGTGGAGAGTACAGGGGCAGCCAAGGCAGAGGCCCAGGCCAGAGCAGAGGCAGCCCGTATCCAGGGAGAGGCAGCAGTCAATGAGGCTAAACTGAAGGCTGAAGCCCAGAGGATTGAGGCT gagggcGAGCTGAACCGTCTGTCCAAGGCGAGGGAGCAAGAGCTAAACTATAAGTCAGAGATGGATCGTTTGGAAGTGGAGAAACAGCAGAAGCTGGCTGAGATAGAGAGCAACCGCTTTAAACAGCTGGTGGACAGTATTGGCGCCGACACCCTGCAGGAGATGGCCAGAGCCGGCCCCGAGCTACAG GTCAAGCTGCTCCAGTCTCTGGGTTTGAAGTCCACCCTGATCACAGACGGCTCTTCTCCCATCAACCTCTTCAGCACAGCCAACGGCCTTCTGGGAGCTCTATCTAAGAGCCCGGGCcagtga